The DNA sequence TGGCGACCTTTGTAAAGTCCAACTCTGTTGGCAAATGCTACACAACCTGCTGATTCCCCGATTCTGAAATGAGCAAGGCATCTTAACCAATACAGATTTCTCTGCACAAGAGCTTCTCATCAGTCTCTTGAATTAAACCAATTCTaagtttctatttaaaaaaaaaaatctcccctgGCCTACAGCCCAGATGTGGAAAATCAGCCTCCTAAGCAGGGAACTTGCTGCACTTTGAACTGGGGAGAGATGGGCACTGCTCTGTAGTATATCACTGAGAACAGCGTTCTCTACCCAGCACCACTGAAATTAAAGGGAGGACTCCCACTGCTGTCActgggccctggctcagctgTCAGCGGATGGAAGTGAAGTACCAATGGCCTGAAGAGAAATGGGGCCTGGGGGGGGAGTGGCTGTGTGGAAAGCAGAGGTGGCTGTCTGGACACTGGGCAAAATCAGAGAGAATTCTAGGTCTCCTTCTCCAAAGTGGCAGGCAGCTCCTGTCCTAGATGCAAAGACCTTTCCCACACTGCATTCTGCCTGCTCCaagctccccttcccttcctccagcccATTAATAAGTTCATTGTTATTCATATTATAGTAACACCTAGAGATGCCTACTGAAATTAGGGTCCCATAGTGCAGGTGCTGTCCAAGCACACAGTGAGACAGTGCAAGTTTACAGTCCAAGATGACAGCCCAGACAAGGGTGGGatgattatccccattttacagctagggAATTGAGCCAAGGGCATAAGGCCACATCTGTCCTTCAATACCTACAGTGACACAACTGCAGTGCTTCCATGTAGATCCCCATTGGAGTGACTCATGGGGAGCTACCACTGTCAcagttaatccacctccccagAGGCAGTAGCTAGTGCTGTCTGTACTGAGGGCTAGGTTGATTTAACTGTCTAGCCAGGGATGTGAATCTTTCACACCCTTGACTGACACAGTTGGATTGGTCTAACCTTTTAGCATAGACCTATTGGATCAATTTACCCACCGTTATGCAGGAAATCAGTAGCACAGACAGGCATTAAACCCATGGCTTCAGTGCCTCTGTCCAATGCCACAAGACGGTCTTTGCTCTCATTCACATCATCACAGTAGACTTgttcctgcccttctccccaagGCTGGTGGGTGTTTCCAGGCTGTagttatggataacaattcaaaGTTGCATGCCCAATAGCACTAGAGGTCAGACATCCCCTGCTCCTATTCTCCATCTGCATGATTCATCAGCAAGAGGACCATCTACATACCATGATAATAAAACTAACAACCACTTGTCTGAGTGGGAGTTTTATTTCCTTGCAGCTCATTTAAAGATCTTTTCCAGTCCAACAGGGATCCTGGAAAAAGCACAGAACCTGGTCTGTCACTGACTAAAGATCTATTCAGTTGTCAGCAGTGAGACCTGTGAAGACTTCCCTTCTTTTGTCTTTTCCTGCTGTAACTGCAGGGCAGTCAGACAACCTGAAAgaacaggtatcagagaggtagctgtgcaagtctgtaggtttgagaacaagaagtcttgtggcaccttatagactaacattttggagcataagcttttgtggggggggtgtttcagagaggtatttaaagagtggggttccagtaagagggagggccagagctgacaaggtctatgcagcaaggtggaaatggcccggtatcaacagtacttatcaaaagagggaaaaaacaagtcagctcagaTGGGGGGATGTGACTcgctgatctgacttgtttttccctcttgataagtactgttgatactgggccatttctaccttgctgcatagaccttgttagctctggtcctcccttttactgggaccccactctttaactacccctctgaaaacgcccccccactcatgcatctgatgaagcgggtctttgcccacgaaagcttatgctccaaaacatgttagtctataaggtgccacaagacttcttgttgtcctgtAAGAACAGTGACAGTCTGCTAAACAAGATCATTGACGTTTGCAGGCAGCACTTCACAGCCAGCACTGCTCAACTTGGCTTAGTTAGAGCTTGGGCTGACAGCTAATGAAGGTTTATCATTTTTTATTGCCTCAGATCCATCCTGTTGTATTTTCCCTCTTTGCAGGGCTGACTCATGCTGCTGTATCAGAGAATGGCTGAAGGGCACGCAATCTTCTGTGGCAGAAAGCTATTTATAGCCCCCTTTAAAATTAGGTATGCCAGAGCCTGTGGGTTCTTTATCAAGAGAAAGGGTGGAGTCTCCAGCACTGGTACTTGTTAAATCAAGCTGGATGCTGGCTAAAACCTCTGCTCTGAGTTACTTTGGGGAAGGCTGCTGGTCTGGTTTATCTGGGTCAGCCTGATGATCATAAGGATCCCCACTGGCCTGAAAATACATGAATTTGACTGTACTCACAACACCTCATCCAAACCACTGTCAGGTATGTTGTGAGGATAACTACATTATGAATTGGGTTGTGCTTGCTATAGTAATGTGTTCAAATACATTCCTCAGAGCTGCTGTTTCCTGTGCAAACCAGGTGGGAAGCTGCAGACACTGTTACAGGGGCCTTATTGTACATTGGATTTAGAACGTACAGGCTATGAGGGCTTCTGCAGGTTAGGAAAAGTTTGAGATGTTAGCAGTACACATGGGATTTGAATCAGTGCAACACAGCTCCTGAAGTGGCAGAATTTCAGCCAGGCCAAAGGTTTATTTGAGTCATGGTACAAAGGGAGACAAATCTACTggtcttttaaaaagtggaccACAGCTGAGTAACTAGGAGTCAGTGTAACTGCTCCCAGCAGGCTGGGACTAAATGAAGTGACATTTTGGTTAAAATTCTGACCATGAATTAGCTCAAGTTTAGCTTCAAAAAGGGATGAATTCTGAACAATTTAAGTGTGGTAACACTTGACCCCCATCCTTCACCCCTTTCAGATCCAGTTTTGCTAATCTGGATTGTCATCTTAATTGGCACATGGGATGCTTTCCAGATGAAGTTTGTGTGTGATTTCAGGAGCTTGTGCAAGTTTCAGTCAAGCATATTGTTCTATTCTACCAAGACAGGAAAGGCTAAGGGTTGCTGAAATTCCTGCAAGTTTACCCAGAACCCTCACTGCAGACACTAAGGTATCTTATCTGAAAGATGTTTTAATAAATGAGTGgctcaagggctgagctcctcAGTGAGCTGTACACGAGGTAGGAAAATACTTCTTGAAGTGACAGGCTAAAGGACACAGTTTGTAGATTGGCAATGAGACTCCTGAACCACTCAGTAGCAACTCCTGGTCTGTACCAAAACTTAATTCAAGGGCACATGGTCATTAAGAGTGGCACCTGCCCCAGGACAGAGTGACCAGACTGCTCAGGTGAGATATGTGAAGCACCACACTGGGCCACAAGGTGGTGCTTCAGGCTGCCTGCATGTCCACATCAAAAGGAGCCTCCAGTAAGGTGCCACCTGTGATACTGATGGGAGTGATGTAGGTATCTCCCCAAGAGGCAGGGCTCTGAACTCAGGGTGGTTTGACTGCAATGGGTTCACACTTAGGACAAAGTTCAACTTTTTAATATTTAGTCTTACAGCAGATGGCCGACTCTTGTCACTTCCAGTTGCGACTACCATTTAACTCAGGCCCAAGCCAGCTGTGTCAGGCCCCACAGGGTCCCTGCAAGTAGCACCCCTGCTACAACTGgtctactgtaatccaaaccCCTGGAAGTTTGTTCATATGGAGACCTTTCCATCACATGTAAGACATGTAGCCTGAAGCTTACAAGTGTGTACACAAAAGCAGACATTTCAATATTTGTAATGAACTAGATGAGGctaagacccagcagctgctTGTGCTGCTGTGCCCCCTTGCAAGAtttcacacacccccccccccccccgatttaaCAAGTCAGGCTGATTTGTGTTTATCACATGCTGCACACGAGAGCCACTTGCCATGAGCCTCTGTTTATTAGAGGTGTGTTCTTCACCTATGGAAGCAGTTTAGAGCCTGTCCTTTGTGACTTGCCTTAAGTAGTCTGAGTTCCAAAAAGTCTCATGTGCTCTTTGAAAGCTGCTTCCCCAGGAGCTGCCCTGGCACCCTCAGAAGCATGTACATTTTGGCATTTATACTAGCAGCACTAGCCTGCTGAGGAAGGCTACCTGCTGATATTCCTGCAAGGCAGGGAGTGAGCCAAGGAGAACATTCAGGGGACTTCACCTCCCTCTCAGCAGTCAGTTGAGACCACTCAAGCACAGACAACTTTTCAGCATGGTCAGTTTTATTCATTGAGGCTCAGGTTTACAGCAGAGAAGCTACATTTGAATAACTAGCATTCTGGAATAAGACTTAAGTATTGTTAGTTTAGCACCCTTTCCACTGACTGTTCACCAAGCATTAATGAAGCCACAGCTATGAGTTAACAGCAGCACTGATAATTAGGCCTTCAGTGTCCTGAGCTTGTATACAGCACCCAGAAGGACTGGGTACatgaagtgctgctctggctCACTGTTTTCAGAGGGGCGAGCCCCAGTGAATTATTTCCCTGGCAGCCATTAGGCAAAGAGCTCTTTATCCTTGATAGGACATTACTCCTTTCATGTGTAAGCTTTACTTTATGCACTGCATTACGAATTACGGCTTCCATTATTATATGCTCAGTTGTATTGGAATCCTGCTGGTTCCCATGACTGTGGTGTCAGAGGTGGAGAGCAAGCCTGTTTTACATGGATTTCAAATAAACCACAAGATCTGCTAGAGTAGTGGAGAAGTTTTATTTGGAAACTTGTATAACTGCAAAACCCAACACTGGGTGCACAACTTTGATGCCAGAGCATACATTTTACTACTGGAAACGTGAGTGTTTGACGTGTATTAGTAAAACAAAATTCTCACTTCAATACCAggacactacagcaatctttttgAATCAAATTACATCCAAGGATTTCTCTGCACTTACAAATAACCCCACAGTGTAATAATCTACCTATGTATGAATATATAGTATGGGAAATTGAAAACTCTTGCTCCATAGTGTATGAATTTGTCAAGTCTTTTATAAATAAACATCCAGTGAAGAGAAAATTACATGTCTAGTTCCTATTTATACATAAAGTACACTAATGGCAAGTAGGTGGAAAGTTGCACATAGGCCACATCAAGTCCTGACACGGGCTTGGTGTAGCCCACCCAGATTAATATTGAAGTACACATGACAGACAAGTAACTAACATACATTGCGCATTTACAAGAGATCCACTACCAAATTAAGACAACTGTACACATTGCGGAGAGACCATTCTCATTCTGGAACTGGTTTTAAATATGGTTTAATTCTTTACATCATACTCTGCGGTGCTTACTTTGTGGAAAGGATGAGGGCAACAATGAGGCCATAGAGGCCCAAGACTTCAGCGAAGATCAAGATGAGGATCATGCCCACGAATAAtctgggctgctgtgctgtccccCGCACGCCTGCATCACCCACAATGCCAATGGCAAAGCCAGCAGCCAAACCACTGAGGCCCACACTCAAGCCAGCACCCAGCTGAAGGAAGCTCCTGCAGATGAAGGATGAAACAAGTTTAGTGGTAAATGACAAATCAAGTTCAAGAGCTGGGTCAAAGACTGTTTTCCTCTACATATTCAGCACTCCAAGCATTTCTGGAAGGGGGACCACCATCCTCAAAGGAGAGACTCATTCCCTGTTGAGGTGGAGATGGAACTTCACCTGTACTCCTAGCTTCACTGCCCTGTCACCAAGTGGTGCAGCCTTTAAAGATGTTCAGAGTTGGCACTCACTCTCAGGGTCTGCAAATGCAGACAACTGAAAGGACAAAGCCCAGGTATGCTATGTGGAAGCATGCTTCCGAAAGAGCTTTAGTAATTAGTCAGAAGCAGTTCCAAATACAGGTGGGACATGAACATTGAGCCTTACAACACTTCATTAAAAATTAAAGGCTCTGGCAGCTATAGCTGCTCGTGTTTTCTGGGCAGTTAATATGTACAGTACAAAGTCATTCTGCATTACCTCCTATACCAGTGGAAGTAAGTGTCTGCCATGCTGTGTTGCAGTTATCAACTTTGCTCAAAGTGTTCTAATGTCATTTGTCAGGACACATGGAGTGCTACCTCCCTGCTCAAGACTAGTTTCACTTTCTACTGCTGAGGCACAATGTATTTCCAAGACCAAGGGGCTTAACACGACCACTCTGGACAGGTAAAGTGTGCCAGTCCCTCTTTAGCTTACAGAGATGCTTTCCCAAGAGTGTTTAAGCTAGGGGTCTGCAAGCTGagtctctttaaggacttgtgACTCCCAAAACACTGCCaagtaaaaaaaaacccctcctgattattttcagtgaACAGTGAGTGTCTAAAAGCCCCCAaatgaactcatatctaaacagtgAACCATGTTAGATCTCGAAgtgttggataacttcccctacTGTCCTTCAGAGATGGTTCGGGCATGAAAGTCAAACAGTGGCGCACACAGTGTGAGGAAACAAGGTTTATgagtgtcctgcagtaaacatgcatcacattacaaatcattctgTGCACACTGTTAATAGCGGTTACAAGAAGTATGGCTTGATATTATgaaccatcttgtattcacatgccctgcggctcttgaattgagtttttaaatttttcaaaCTAAATTGTAAAAAtgtctcttgctattttggttgcccacCCTGGCTTAAGCCTAGATTCCTAGTCTGCTAGGCCAGGCAACACTCAAAGACCCTTCCTATGTTTCTAGTGTCTGAAGCAGCTTCTTCTTGGTCTCCTAGTTACCATGAGAACAGATTTGATAGTGTTCCTTAATAGAAGGGGACTATTAGGCAGTTACAGCATTAAAGGTTTACTACCATGTTTAGCCAGTCTGCTGGGCTGTTGGCAGCCTGCAACAATACCTGACAAGTCTTCAGTCTCTTCCAGAGAGGCTGGAACTAGCTGTTTTCAGACTGCACCAGGTGCAAAAAGGCAACTCACGAGAAGTTGGTATAGCAAGGGGATTATCCTACATACTGGCATACTCCAAAATAAGCAGTAAATTAAATTCATAATTATGACCTGCTTGATAAAGTTCACACCTTGTAAGGAGTATGGATTTTAAACCCatatctttaaaaatcagaaGCTGTACCCTAAATAGGGACTATTTATTAAGTTCACTGACTGAGGACCCTTTTCTTCAACTGCTAAGGAACCACTGTGGGACAACTTTAAAAGACAATTTGTAGTACTATATAAAGAGATCACCTTGCCATTCTGTTTATGGCACTGTATTGAAACCCTTCATAGTGCACTGAGTTCAGATACACTTTCCACTGTCCTATCAAGGACTTTAGGCCTGATGGTTTCAAGATTACAAGCTATTCTATAGCTGTAAAAATGCTCTCTAGGTACATACTGCCCTTATCACCACAGTATCCAAGCATTCCATTATAAGTAGCATCTCTCCAGTAGCATTTACATGGCACCTAGTCATTTGACAAGGGCCAAGAGTTTCAGGATACACACCCATCACTGCTATTAATATGTGTAGCAAAAACTTACTTGAATAATGTGATGCCAGGTGCAAGAGAGTTGGCAATAAGGACTGCCACTACCAAGCCATAGATAGCTATAATACCCGCCATGACAACAGGGATGATTGACTTCATGATCAGCTCAGGCCTCATGACGGACATGGCTGCAATACCTGTGCCGCTCTTTGCTGTTCCATAAGCAGCTCCTAAGGCTGAGAAAGGAAAACAGTGTTAGTGGTATCCCTACTATACTATGTGCACTTCTCTGAATAGAACACAGTATTGTAAATAACCATGGTAAGTTGCATGGGACTTTACTGGTAGTTAGGCAAACTAACATCAGGTTTAGCAAATATCTGACTCCACTTGGTGGGAATGCACCTCTTCCATACCAAGCATATTCCACCCACTTAGCCTAGTGGCAGTAACTCTACAGTAGGCTGCTAGTTAGCCTGAAGTCTCAGCAATTGCTGGATAGCACATGCTTATTTCCTACATTTAAGATTGCCAGTCAGGCCCATGTTAGCCTAGTTACAGGGCACTGGCACATTCTGTTCCCTTTGCTTTACTGGTTTAGCCGAGCACCTCACCATGCCCAGGTTTGAATCTGAAGGTCTCCACAGTGCATCTGGTCAAGCTACCAGCCCTCCTTTGCCAACTACAATCGAGCCTATGGCCAACCAGTGGAAGTTGTGTCGTGTTAAGTAGCATTAGATCAGAACACGTTTCACCATCATGACCATACACTGAGTGAATGAGGTTTTAGTAGAAATGCAATTGGAAGTGGTTAAAGGGTGCTGCTACAACTTCCTAAGCGTGTCCAGGAAGTCACTTTGAGATTAATGCAAGAGGCATACTAAGAGTATCTTACAGCTTGACCATTTTGGGGACATCCTTCTTCAGGATTTTGGACTGCCGTATCCCCTGTATACAGGAGCAGTCTCAGGTATTTCAACACTTCATAAAGCTGGTGAAAAACACATGCTAACTGCAGGAATAAGTTAGCTGAGCTAATTCATATTAAAGTGCCATAGTCTTGCATTTCTACAATTGCTCAAGTAAGGTGATCTAAGATCTGCTAACAGGAAGCCTATTGCAAGCTCCAGAGACCCCCTGTTCAAAGTGAAAATGCATTGCAAGTGTTACACAGGCCGATGCAACAGAAGCAGTTCTGTACAAGATTTTATTGCTTCCTCCCCAAGTGAGAAGCTTTTACAGCCACTTTGttcaaaacagcagcagcctATTTGTGTGGAGGCTTCTAGCAAATCCCATGCTGGTCACAGACCAGAAGGAACAGCTGTTGTCTtagctaaggctacatctacactatcccaaaacttcaagatggccatgtaaatggacagttcaaaatttactaatgaggtgctgagacacattcagcacttcattagcatgccagcagctgtggcactttgaaattaccACAGCTCGACActacgtggctcatccagacagggctcctttttgaaaggactccagaaacttcgaaatccccttattcctatcaattgataggaataaggggatttccaggtTTCCAGGGGGctccctttttgaaagaaccatcTGGATGAgcagtggcaattttgaagtgcggcaGCTGCCaacatgctagtgaggtgctgaatatgtatttcagcacttcattagtaagcttggaagtggccattttgaagttttaggcTGTGTTAGCACTAGCTCAACTGTTCACTATTTAAATTCCCTCACTGTTTCAGGTTGCCTTACATTTCTTCTTTGCCAGGTGCTGACATACTGTTTGTACTGCTGTTCTGCTCAGTACCAATAATTATTCAGAAAGAAACCATGGTGATAAGGTAGAGGTATAGGGCATCTTCCTGGCATTCACCTAGTGCCCTGGTAAGTTCATGATTCTGAGTTAAGCCatatcctcccccccaccccaaaaaaaaagctTCTGAATGAAGGACTTCAAATAAAGCACATCTTTTGCTAGTACTTCAGTGAAACTTGTGCTTTAGTGCAGAAACAAAGTTAGGCAACAGTTATGCTTTAGAATGCTTCAATATTTTGAGAAGGCTAATGTGTCATTAATATCTTTTGTGTTATCAGGAGCATGTTCTATTTTGTTCTTTGTAATATTTAAACTGAAGCCTTAAATTGAATTCATGGCAGCAAGCTGAGGTATACAACTTGGCAAAAGGAGTGATCTTgttaaaaatctattttgtaGGAATCCATGTAGTTTACAGTAATTGGGTCATACCACCTTTCACAGTTTAGAAGCTTTGTGTGCAAGTCTGTTTGAGAACACAAACAGAaaaagctaggaccaccaagTTCAGAATGCAGCTTCCTCATAATTTAAAGCTAGccaagggtttggttgtgccaggacaatgggatgtaccTACAATTTGTTTCTCAAAACCTGAAGAGTGGTCTGGCAGGAGGGACAGTTGCACTGCAGAATGATCCCGGGGGCAGCAAGGGGACAGGTGAAGACAGGGACAGCAATATACACCCATTTTACAGCTTGCCTgtgtctggctcccagcctggggacaTGCACTCCTCCCCTGTCTGGGCCTGATACAGCAGCCACAGACAAGTGCTTCTCATCTGGGCTTAAGCTGCTGCTGTGAGAGGGCTGGAGTTGTCCTCTccacagggcagcctgcatactgaacccctcttccccagccctgccccagaacaACAATGTAAGTAAAGAAAAAGCCTTAACAGTAAGGatccaagcaatgccaggtaaatctttaGCAACCTCTAACTTAAATTCAAAGGGGCCAATTTGAAATGGGTGCCCTCTTCCAGGAAACTCAGCAAGATACTACTTTAAGGGCTGACTACCATGCTGAAGTCTGATTAAGACAATATTCAACAATTAGACATTAGGAATTTGTTCAGCTCTTGCTTCAAAGTTTTCCATCACTGCATTTATGTTACTGTTTAGCAGACACCAATACTCTAGAAGTGCTACCTTTAGATAGCTGTTCTAAGGCAGGTATGAGATGAATGTTGAGCAGGAAGGACCAGGCAAGATCAGACTGCTTGCCCTGGGGAGGAAGCTACATAGGTAAGCATCTTCTGACCAGACCCTGCCTCAAGCACCCCatgcttcccctgctccccccaaccacaccccccctgccccaggtcacaatcttAACCCTCTGtactttgagcattggcctgctaaacccagggttgagtgttcagtccttgaggggccattaGATTAAAaacactgtcagggatggtgcttggtcctgccaagaggacaggggactgactacctcctgaagtcccttccagttctaggagatgctgtGTGatgctcctgcacccatacccctccAAGACCCTGTACCCCAAATCCCTGGCCCAGGCCATAGCCCAAACCTGTGCATCTCCTCTAGGTCAGGATtttctcctgcactcataccTT is a window from the Carettochelys insculpta isolate YL-2023 chromosome 16, ASM3395843v1, whole genome shotgun sequence genome containing:
- the ATP6V0C gene encoding V-type proton ATPase 16 kDa proteolipid subunit c produces the protein MSDASAPEYASFFAVMGASAAMVFSALGAAYGTAKSGTGIAAMSVMRPELIMKSIIPVVMAGIIAIYGLVVAVLIANSLAPGITLFKSFLQLGAGLSVGLSGLAAGFAIGIVGDAGVRGTAQQPRLFVGMILILIFAEVLGLYGLIVALILSTK